CGGAAGGCTTCCTTGGCCTGTACCTCGGTCACGCCGGAGACCTCGAACATCACGCGGCCCGGCTTCACGACACTGACCCAGAATTCCACAGCGCCCTTCCCCTTCCCCATTCGGGTTTCGGCGGGCTTCTTGGTCACGGGCTTGTCGGGGAAAATGCGGATGTAGATCTTACCGCCGCGGCGGAAGTGGCGGCTCATCACGATGCGGCACGCCTCGATCTGGTTGCTGCGGATCCACGCGGGTTCCATGGCGATCAGACCGTAGTCGCCGAAGGCCACGTAGTCGCCGCCCTTGGCGTCGCCGGTCATCCGGCCGCGGTGCTGCTTGCGGTACTTGGTGCGCTTAGGAAGAAGCATCATTCACCTCCGGGGCGACGGCGGCCTGCGGCCGGACGGCGGCGGTTGGGACGGTCACCGTCATCGCGGCGGGGACGGTCATCGCGGCGGGTGGGGCGGGCCAGGGTCTCGGTGCGGCCACCGATCACTTCGCCGTTGAACACCAGGACCTTGATGCCCAGGATGCCGTAGGTGGTGCGGGCCAACGCAGTACCGTAATCAATGTCGGCGCGCAAGGTGTGCAGCGGCACGCGGCCTTCAAGCACCTTCTCGGTACGGGCCTGTTCGGCCCCGCCCAGACGGCCTGACAGCACGATCTTGACGCCACGGGCACCCGATTCCATCACGCGCTGCGCGGCCTGCTTCATGGCGCGGCGGAACGCAAAACGGCGCTCGATCTGCTCGGCGATGCGCAGGGCCACCAGGGGCGCACTGATGTTGGGGTTGGGGATCTCGGCGACGTTGACGGCCACCGTGCCAGCAGACACCAGATGCTCGATGTCGGTCCTCAGGCCCTTGATGCTGTCGCCGCCCTTGCCGATCACGATGCCGGGTTTAGCGGCGGAGATGATCACGTTGACCTGCTGACCGGCACGCTCGATCTCCACGCGGGCAATGCCAGCGGCAGACAGCTTCTTGTCGATCAGGTTGCGGATCTTCTCGTCTTCCTTAAGAAGTCCGGCGTACTGCTTCTTGCCGGCGTACCAGCGGCTGTTCCAGCCACGGGTGATGCCCAAGCGGAAGCCGTTCGGGTTGATTTTATTGCCCATATTAGTTGCGCCCCTTGCTGCCAGCGCGACCAGCTTCGGCCTCGCCCACGATGATGGTGATGTGGCTGGTGCGCTTCTTGATGATGTTGGCGCTGCCGCGTGCGCGGGGAATCAGGCGCTTGAGCGTGGGACCAGCGTCCACGTAGGCCGCCGTAATCACTAGGCGGTCTTCGAGCATCTCGTCGTTGTGCAGCGCATTGTGCTTGGCGCTGTTGAGCACCTTGGCCACTGGCTCGCTGGCCGCACGGGGGATAAAGCGCAGCAGGTCCTCGGCGTCACGCACGCTTTTGCCACGGATCACGTCGACGACCAGACGCACCTTGCGGGGGCTGATACGGACGTACTTGGCGACCGCGTAGCCGGGACGGCGCAGCTTGACGAGCTGCTTGCGCTCTTTCTTGTTGCGGTAGGTCTGCTCTGCAGGGGTAGAGGTGGCAGCGGTCATTTCTTCTTGCTCCCCTTGCTGCTCTTCTCGGAGCCGTGGCCCCGGTAGCTGCGGGTGGGCGAGAATTCACCGAGCTTGTGGCCGATCATCTGCTCGTTCACGAACACCGGGACGTGCTGCTTGCCGTTGTGTACAGCGATGGTGTGGCCGATCATTTCAGGGACCACGGTGGAGCGGCGCGACCACGTCTTGATCACGCGCTTGTCTTTCTTCTCGTTCTGGGCGTCCACCTTTTGCAGCAGGTGGCCGTCGACGAACGGGCCTTTCTTGAGGCTACGGGGCATAGGGTTCGCCCTCCTTACTTCCCGCCGCGGC
Above is a genomic segment from Deinococcus humi containing:
- the rplP gene encoding 50S ribosomal protein L16 → MLLPKRTKYRKQHRGRMTGDAKGGDYVAFGDYGLIAMEPAWIRSNQIEACRIVMSRHFRRGGKIYIRIFPDKPVTKKPAETRMGKGKGAVEFWVSVVKPGRVMFEVSGVTEVQAKEAFRLAGHKLPIQTKMVKREVYDEAQ
- the rpsC gene encoding 30S ribosomal protein S3 — its product is MGNKINPNGFRLGITRGWNSRWYAGKKQYAGLLKEDEKIRNLIDKKLSAAGIARVEIERAGQQVNVIISAAKPGIVIGKGGDSIKGLRTDIEHLVSAGTVAVNVAEIPNPNISAPLVALRIAEQIERRFAFRRAMKQAAQRVMESGARGVKIVLSGRLGGAEQARTEKVLEGRVPLHTLRADIDYGTALARTTYGILGIKVLVFNGEVIGGRTETLARPTRRDDRPRRDDGDRPNRRRPAAGRRRPGGE
- the rplV gene encoding 50S ribosomal protein L22, which gives rise to MTAATSTPAEQTYRNKKERKQLVKLRRPGYAVAKYVRISPRKVRLVVDVIRGKSVRDAEDLLRFIPRAASEPVAKVLNSAKHNALHNDEMLEDRLVITAAYVDAGPTLKRLIPRARGSANIIKKRTSHITIIVGEAEAGRAGSKGRN
- the rpsS gene encoding 30S ribosomal protein S19; this translates as MPRSLKKGPFVDGHLLQKVDAQNEKKDKRVIKTWSRRSTVVPEMIGHTIAVHNGKQHVPVFVNEQMIGHKLGEFSPTRSYRGHGSEKSSKGSKKK